A DNA window from Mastomys coucha isolate ucsf_1 unplaced genomic scaffold, UCSF_Mcou_1 pScaffold21, whole genome shotgun sequence contains the following coding sequences:
- the Sfxn3 gene encoding sideroflexin-3 gives MGDLPLNINIQEPRWDQSTFLGRARHFFTVTDPRNLLLSGEQLEASRNIVQNYRAGVVTPGLTEDQLWRAKYVYDSAFHPDTGEKVVLVGRMSAQVPVNMAVTGCMLTFYRKTPTVVFWQWVNQSFNAVVNYSNRSGDTPITVRQLGTAYVSATTGAVATALGLKSLTKHLPPLVGRFVPFAAVAAANCINIPLMRQRELQVGIPVTDEAGQRLGHSATAAKQGIFQVVISRIGMAIPAMAIPPVIMNTLEKKDFLKRRPWLGAPLQVALVGFSLVFATPLCCALFPQRSSIHVTRLEPELRAQIQAQNPSIDVVYYNKGL, from the exons ATGGGTGACTTGCCCTTAAATATCAACATCCAGGAGCCTCGATGGGACCAAAGCACATTCCTGGGCAGAGCCCGGCACTTCTTCACGGTCACTGATCCCCGAAATCTGCTGCTGTCTGGGGAACAACTGGAAGCTTCCCGGAACATCGTGCAGAATTACAG AGCTGGTGTGGTAACCCCGGGGCTCACTGAGGATCAGCTATGGAGAGCCAAATATGTGTATGACTCAGCATTCCATCCGGACACCGGGGAGAAGGTGGTCTTGGTTGGCCGCATGTCGGCCCAGGTGCCCGTGAACATGGCCGTTACTGGCTGCATGCTCACCTTCTATAG GAAGACTCCGACTGTGGTGTTCTGGCAGTGGGTGAATCAGTCCTTCAACGCCGTCGTGAATTACTCTAATCGCAGTGGGGACACTCCCATCACCGTGCG GCAGTTGGGAACAGCCTATGTGAGTGCCACCACTGGGGCTGTGGCTACTGCTCTGGGACTCAAGTCTCTCACCAAG cACCTACCCCCGCTAGTCGGGCGATTCGTGCCCTTTGCAGCTGTGGCCGCTGCTAACTGCATCAACATCCCCCTGATGAGGCAGAG ggaGCTGCAGGTGGGCATCCCGGTGACAGATGAGGCTGGTCAGAGGCTGGGCCACTCGGCGACTGCTGCCAAACAGGGGATCTTTCAGGTGGTGATATCGAGAATCGGCATGGCGATTCCTGCCATGG CCATTCCCCCGGTGATCATGAACACTCTGGAAAAGAAAGACTTCCTGAAG CGCCGCCCCTGGCTCGGGGCGCCCCTGCAGGTGGCACTGGTAGGCTTCAG CTTGGTATTTGCCACACCTCTGTGCTGCGCTCTGTTCCCTCAGAGAAG CTCCATACATGTGACCAGGTTGGAGCCGGAACTGAGAGCTCAGATCCAAGCACAAAACCCCAGCATCGATGTGGTTTACTACAACAAGGGGCTTTGA